A single Thermoanaerobacterium sp. RBIITD DNA region contains:
- a CDS encoding DUF1002 domain-containing protein, with the protein MKYYIDDLNRSRFAFYDIIIQEEHKYLGQILPENVIVSKAISSSLITFQEKGKGLDNFNTTFKNFINNNPE; encoded by the coding sequence ATTAAATATTATATAGATGATTTAAACAGAAGTAGATTTGCATTTTATGATATTATTATACAGGAAGAGCATAAATATTTAGGACAGATTTTACCTGAAAATGTCATAGTATCAAAAGCTATTTCGTCGTCTTTAATAACATTTCAAGAAAAAGGAAAGGGATTGGATAATTTTAATACAACATTTAAAAATTTTATAAATAATAATCCTGAATAA
- the purH gene encoding bifunctional phosphoribosylaminoimidazolecarboxamide formyltransferase/IMP cyclohydrolase → MPKRALISVSKKDGILDFAKELNELGYEILSTGGTYKLLKDNGINVIKVSDVTGFPEILDGRVKTLHPKIHGGLLAIRDNEEHINALKEHGIEPIDIVVVNLYPFKETILRDNVTLDEAIENIDIGGPSMIRAAAKNNKYVTVIVDPKDYEIVINEIKEYGDTKEETRFYLAMKAFGHTALYDSLIYNYLLEKNNEEFPDVITFSYEKAQDMRYGENPHQKATFYRNALKSYGISECEQLHGKELSFNNINDANATIELLKEFNEPAAVAVKHTNPCGVAVADSVYDAFKKAYECDPVSIFGGIVAFNRKLDAKTAEELSKIFLEIIIAPDFEEDALNILKKKKNVRILKLKDGYVKEYDLKKVEGGLLVQEKDEIDLYDDKLNVVTEKAPSEKELRDLKFAWKVVKHVKSNAIVLAKDGATVGIGAGQVNRIWPTEQSIKQAGEKAKGSVLASDAFFPFPDVVEAAEKAGVTSIIQPGGSINDKASIDEANKAGISMIFTGIRHFKH, encoded by the coding sequence ATGCCAAAGAGAGCATTAATTAGTGTATCAAAAAAAGACGGAATTTTAGATTTTGCAAAAGAACTCAATGAACTTGGATATGAAATACTTTCAACAGGTGGGACATATAAACTTTTAAAAGACAATGGGATAAATGTAATAAAAGTTTCTGATGTGACCGGGTTTCCTGAAATACTTGATGGAAGAGTAAAAACGCTTCATCCCAAAATACATGGCGGGCTACTTGCAATTAGAGACAATGAAGAACATATAAATGCATTAAAAGAACATGGCATTGAACCTATCGATATAGTCGTTGTAAATCTATATCCATTTAAAGAAACAATTCTTAGAGATAATGTCACACTTGACGAGGCCATTGAAAATATAGATATAGGTGGCCCATCTATGATTAGAGCGGCTGCTAAAAATAATAAATATGTAACTGTTATAGTAGATCCAAAAGATTATGAAATAGTAATAAATGAAATAAAAGAATACGGTGATACAAAAGAAGAGACGAGATTTTACCTTGCAATGAAAGCTTTTGGACACACAGCTTTATATGATTCATTGATATATAATTACCTTTTGGAGAAAAATAATGAGGAATTTCCGGATGTTATAACGTTCTCTTATGAAAAAGCACAGGATATGAGATATGGAGAAAATCCACATCAAAAGGCGACATTCTATAGAAATGCGTTAAAATCATATGGTATATCAGAATGTGAACAGTTACATGGCAAAGAACTTTCTTTCAATAATATTAATGATGCTAATGCTACAATAGAGTTATTAAAAGAATTTAATGAGCCTGCTGCCGTCGCAGTAAAACACACAAATCCATGTGGTGTTGCTGTTGCTGATAGTGTATATGATGCTTTTAAAAAGGCATACGAGTGTGATCCGGTATCCATATTCGGAGGTATAGTTGCGTTTAACAGAAAGCTTGATGCTAAAACTGCTGAAGAACTTTCAAAGATATTTTTAGAGATTATCATTGCACCTGATTTTGAAGAAGATGCACTTAATATCTTAAAGAAAAAGAAAAACGTAAGGATACTTAAATTAAAAGATGGTTATGTAAAAGAATATGACCTTAAAAAAGTTGAAGGCGGACTTCTGGTACAAGAAAAAGATGAAATAGATTTATATGATGACAAATTAAATGTTGTTACAGAAAAGGCACCATCAGAAAAGGAACTTAGAGACTTAAAATTTGCATGGAAGGTTGTTAAACATGTAAAATCAAATGCCATCGTGCTCGCTAAGGATGGTGCAACGGTTGGAATAGGTGCCGGACAAGTTAACCGTATATGGCCGACAGAGCAATCGATAAAACAAGCAGGAGAAAAGGCAAAAGGAAGTGTTCTTGCGTCAGATGCGTTTTTCCCATTTCCTGATGTTGTAGAAGCAGCAGAAAAAGCTGGGGTAACTTCTATAATTCAGCCTGGCGGTTCCATAAATGATAAAGCATCGATCGATGAAGCAAACAAAGCCGGCATTTCGATGATATTTACAGGCATAAGACATTTTAAGCATTAG
- the purN gene encoding phosphoribosylglycinamide formyltransferase codes for MRLLVMASGNGTDFQSIIDAVESGYINAEIVALISDKEGAYALKRAEDHNIPAYCVPKKKLKNNFYTELMKLVDEINPDGIILAGFITILNEELVNKYHNRIINIHPSLIPSFCGKGYYGGNVHKAVIDYGVKYTGCTVHFVDTGADTGPIILQEVVKVDDNDTPETISNKVLEVEHRLLPYAVKLFTEGRIKIEGRKVKIL; via the coding sequence ATGAGACTTTTAGTTATGGCATCAGGAAATGGAACAGATTTCCAATCAATTATAGATGCAGTAGAAAGCGGATATATAAATGCCGAAATTGTCGCTTTAATAAGCGACAAAGAAGGAGCATATGCTCTTAAACGGGCTGAAGATCACAATATACCCGCATATTGTGTTCCAAAGAAAAAATTAAAGAACAATTTTTATACTGAACTTATGAAATTAGTTGATGAAATCAATCCGGATGGCATAATACTTGCCGGATTTATTACAATACTTAACGAAGAACTCGTAAATAAGTATCACAATCGGATAATAAATATCCATCCATCATTAATACCTTCTTTTTGCGGAAAAGGGTATTACGGCGGAAATGTCCATAAGGCTGTCATAGATTATGGTGTCAAATATACAGGATGTACAGTACATTTTGTTGATACAGGCGCTGATACAGGGCCAATTATTCTTCAGGAAGTTGTAAAAGTTGATGATAATGATACGCCAGAAACTATATCAAACAAGGTTTTAGAAGTAGAGCATAGGCTTTTACCATATGCTGTTAAACTTTTTACTGAAGGTCGTATAAAAATAGAGGGAAGAAAGGTAAAAATACTTTGA
- the purM gene encoding phosphoribosylformylglycinamidine cyclo-ligase: MNYKDAGVNIDEGNKFVDMIKPIAKKTMIDGVLHGIGGFGALFEIKNYKNPVLVSGTDGVGTKLKIAFMMKKYDTIGIDLVAMCVNDIIVSGAKPLFFLDYFAIGKLESDVGVKVIEGIAEGCCQAGCALIGGETAELPGMYNDGEFDLAGFAVGVVEKDEIIDGKDIKAGDVIIGLKSSGIHSNGYSLVRKVLFDENNMNINDYIKEYDSTLGDVILRPTKIYVNAINQLKGINIKGIAHITGGGFIDNIPRILKDKTSAKIIKGSWDVPYIFTLLKEKGNIDEYEMYRTFNMGIGMVIIISQEDCDEAINRLKKAGEIPYIIGEIVKGEKEVLL; encoded by the coding sequence CAATAAATTTGTTGATATGATAAAGCCTATAGCAAAAAAAACCATGATCGATGGTGTTTTACATGGAATCGGCGGTTTTGGAGCACTATTTGAGATTAAAAATTACAAAAATCCAGTTCTTGTATCAGGAACGGACGGCGTTGGAACAAAACTTAAGATTGCTTTTATGATGAAAAAGTATGATACAATAGGTATTGACTTAGTTGCAATGTGTGTTAATGACATAATTGTTAGCGGAGCTAAGCCACTTTTTTTTCTTGATTATTTTGCAATAGGGAAATTAGAAAGTGATGTTGGCGTAAAAGTAATCGAAGGTATAGCAGAGGGATGTTGCCAAGCTGGTTGTGCCCTTATAGGCGGTGAAACTGCCGAACTTCCTGGAATGTATAATGACGGAGAATTTGACCTTGCAGGATTTGCAGTTGGTGTTGTTGAAAAAGATGAAATAATAGATGGAAAAGATATTAAGGCTGGTGATGTTATAATAGGGTTAAAATCATCCGGCATACATTCAAATGGTTATTCATTAGTTAGAAAAGTTTTATTTGATGAAAACAACATGAATATAAATGATTATATAAAAGAATATGATTCGACACTCGGAGATGTCATTTTAAGACCTACAAAAATCTATGTAAATGCGATAAATCAATTAAAGGGTATTAATATCAAAGGAATAGCACATATAACTGGTGGTGGATTTATAGACAATATTCCAAGGATATTAAAAGATAAAACATCAGCTAAAATAATAAAAGGTTCATGGGATGTCCCATATATATTTACACTTCTAAAAGAAAAAGGCAATATAGATGAATATGAAATGTACAGAACATTTAATATGGGAATTGGAATGGTTATTATTATTTCACAAGAGGATTGTGATGAAGCTATAAATCGTCTTAAAAAAGCAGGAGAAATACCTTATATTATAGGCGAAATAGTAAAAGGTGAAAAAGAGGTTTTACTATGA